The Oryza glaberrima chromosome 9, OglaRS2, whole genome shotgun sequence genome includes a window with the following:
- the LOC127784569 gene encoding uncharacterized protein LOC127784569, producing the protein MFECLESIKVLSGYSMNIKRIISTKEKKFTNLKSHDCHVLMTQLLPVIIRGILPDNVRATITKLCTFMNAISQKVIDLNRLESLQNDVVQCLVSFELIFPPSFFNIITHLLCHLVKEIGILGSVYLHNMFTFERYMGVLKKYVRNRARLEASIAKGYGTEEVVEFCVEFIEDFRPIGVPESRHEGRLRGKGTLGRKAIMTVDNNLFRKAHFTVLQQSSLVAPYIEEHLALVRARNIGKSDEWITRHHIDTFPAWLRQHLMGNETINQQLAFLARGPSGSIATFLGYEINGYIFYTRA; encoded by the coding sequence atgtttgaatgcttggagagcatcaaggtactgtctggatactccatgaatataaagcgaataataagcacgaaggagaagaagttcacaaacctaaagtctcatgactgtcatgtgttgatgacacaactgctaccagttataataaggggtatccttccagacaatgtccgggcaacaataacaaagctatgtactttcatgaacgcaatttcgcagaaggtcattgATCTGAATAGATTAGAatcccttcagaatgatgtggtgcaatgtcttgtcagctttgagttgatatttccaccttcatttttcaatataataacccatctgctttgtcaccttgtcaaagagatcggtattctcgggtctgtgtacctacacaacatgtttactttcgagaggtacatgggcgttctgaagaagtatgttcgtaaccgtgctcgtctagAGGCAAGCAtagccaaggggtatggaacagaggaggtcgttgaattttgcgtagaatttattgaagactttcgcccaatcggggtacctgaatcacgccatgaagggagactacggggaaaggggactctcggaaggaaagcaataatgacggtagacaacaatttattccgtaaagcccatttcacggttctgcaacaatcttcattggtggctccttacatcgaggagcacttggctctagttcgcgccagaaacatcggtaagtccgatgaatggattacacggcatcacattgatactttccccgcgtggctgcgacaacatctcatgggtaacgagacgattaaccaacaactggccttcctggcgaggggaccatctggctcgatcgcgacattcttgggatatgagatcaatgggtacatattctacacgagagcctaA